From the genome of Candidatus Alcyoniella australis:
CCAGGAGTGTTCGTGGCCGGAGACGCGGCGCGCGGCGCATCGCTGATCGTACACGCCATTGACAGCGGCCGCCGGGCGGCCGCGGCTATCGACGAATATCTGGGCTAGCTTTCGTCCTGCAGGTTGGCGAAAACAAACCGCTCGTCCTGCAGCAGACGCACGCAGGCGTCGACCACATCGGCCTGATAGAGCTTACCGCTGTTCTGCTTAATCTCCTCAATCGCCGAGTCCAGGCCGATCGCCAGCCGATAGGGCCGGTGGTGGTACATCGCTTCGACCACGTCGGCCACAACCAGGATCCGCGCCTGAAACAGGATCTGTTCCCCTTCCAAACCGTTGGGATAGCCCTAGCCGTCGAGCCGCTCGTGATGCTGGAGTACGATCTCGGCTGGCACGCCGATCTTGCCCACATCGTGGATCATTCCAGCCATGTAGACTCCCTCAACGCTGTTGGGATCAAGCTTGAGTTCCATCGCGATTGCACGGGCGATGCGGGCCACGCGGATCTGATGGCCGGCAGTGTACATGTCGCGCTTCTCAACGGTCAGGGACATCGCGTAGATGATCTCCTTGACCGTGCGGCCCAGCTTTTCCAGCGATTCGTGTAGTGCCGCCTCGATCAGCTTGCGTTGAGAGATTTCCTGTTTGAGCTGCTCGTTGGCCTTGCGCAGATTTACCGTGCGCTCGTCCACGAGGCTCTCCAGCCTGCGCTGGTATTCGAGATTTTGTTGTTCGAGCCGCTGCTTGTCGTCCTGCAGGGCCTTCATCCCCGCAGCCCGCCCGACGACCAGCCTGATGTCGCGGATCTTCAGCGGCTTGGCCAGGTAATCGAAGGCCCCTTGACGCACGGCCTCGGCCGCGGTTTCGTAGTTCGGCTCGCCGGTGACCATGATCATCTGGGAATGCGGGGACCGCGGATCGCCTCGAGCAGCTTGATGCCGGGCATGATGATGTCGCTGATGACTACGTTCCCTATCTTTGCGCTTTTCCAGCGCAACGATGGCGTTCTCGGCTGTTTCAACCTCATAGCCCTCAAGCCTGAGTGTCTCGCTAACGACCAGGCGGATGTTCTCCTCGTCGTCAACAATCAGCACACTGCTGCCGATCTTTATCTTTGTCGCCTGATCATTTATATCTGGATCTATCGGGTTTTCTACGGTTAAACGTCGAGTATCGCCTGTGCTTATCGCTGCCTGGCCGCGCCGATTACCGCATCGCGGAGTTCTTTTATTTCGAACGGTTTGGTTAAAAAAGTAAAAATGCCATCTTGCAACGACTGAAAAATGTTGTTGGTCGAGGGTCGTCCGGTCATCATCACAACCCCGATGTCGGGATAGTCGATCTTGATTCTCGACAGTAAATCGAGTCCGCTCTCCCGCCCGTCAAAGTAGATATCAAGCACGATTACGTCGATAGCCGATTTTTCAAGCAGGGAATCTGCTGATTGGGTGTCCATTGCCGTGAATACTTCGTGTCCGTCCTTCTTCAGAATTTCGGCGTAGGAGAGTACTAAATTCTCTTCATCGTCGACGATCAATACTCTAACCATGGATCACCCCTAGTTGCCTAAAATTCCGAGTCCATGTTTACACAGTCTATCGATTGATAATTACGCCTA
Proteins encoded in this window:
- a CDS encoding response regulator produces the protein MIVDDEENLVLSYAEILKKDGHEVFTAMDTQSADSLLEKSAIDVIVLDIYFDGRESGLDLLSRIKIDYPDIGVVMMTGRPSTNNIFQSLQDGIFTFLTKPFEIKELRDAVIGAARQR
- a CDS encoding HD domain-containing protein, with amino-acid sequence MIMVTGEPNYETAAEAVRQGAFDYLAKPLKIRDIRLVVGRAAGMKALQDDKQRLEQQNLEYQRRLESLVDERTVNLRKANEQLKQEISQRKLIEAALHESLEKLGRTVKEIIYAMSLTVEKRDMYTAGHQIRVARIARAIAMELKLDPNSVEGVYMAGMIHDVGKIGVPAEIVLQHHERLDG